One genomic segment of Sminthopsis crassicaudata isolate SCR6 chromosome 4, ASM4859323v1, whole genome shotgun sequence includes these proteins:
- the LOC141540489 gene encoding elongin-A-like produces MADESVLEAVKKLQSRLAGNPEAKELLKHLKRLSDLPVTLNILAETGVGKTVNGLRKHEQVGGFARDLVVRWRKLVLAAQEVERKSEPEEQERSSSRKRPRDGFPKEEASQESWKASQPRSPDCREKKRRKLSESDRMPKASHRDGTREERKPGKQTSDGSHSPQPSSGPQQLSPDYEEEQQPGPRRKAGQSHSHAFQDRGLTSPERRLGGPQDRGSASRSKEHKTSQKEKHRLDTREEKTLSLGRDKVSKTVGGERSPSGTRSTKEKQTLAGAAEEESGGRKRSLPPLEVASVNHMTKTKPKEAQKLEKTKLSGDRFDVGKREGPLSPKPKEKGGCNSLKMPEGRSKASTSDRKASSHSSRAGETEAEDDYEQPTMSFESYLTYDQPQRKKRKIVKTTTGLREEKSHGKEKGSKADDQKSNNAVQKLPKMNGSKAEKQHAGTSSAKATLAGLSLPTVQADQRPVPSPVLIPSFQPKRKAVSPPQEEEEAGFTRRRTNSKMQVYSGSKSAYLPKMLSLYQLCIRVLSNNIDSIYHVGGVPYSVLEPVLERCTPKQLYRIEECNPVLTEETDQLWKIHCHRDFQRETPQELECWREMYLRLQDAREQRLLLLTENIRSAQANKSKGRQAKMVFVNSVAKPPPEVRRRQEKFGTGGAAKIKAAPSTSSSSSSSSSSSSSSSSSSSAEEGPSTSSGPSAPAASSAVSYAPQKPPVKKIAPLMAKTIKEFKNRIYRR; encoded by the coding sequence ATGGCGGACGAGTCGGTCCTGGAAGCGGTGAAGAAGCTGCAGTCGAGACTGGCCGGGAATCCCGAAGCGAAGGAGCTCCTAAAACATCTGAAGAGACTCTCGGACTTACCCGTGACCTTGAACATTTTGGCGGAGACAGGTGTCGGGAAAACAGTGAATGGCTTGCGGAAACATGAGCAAGTAGGAGGCTTTGCCAGAGACCTCGTGGTCCGGTGGAGGAAGTTAGTCCTTGCGGCTCAGGAGGTGGAGAGGAAGAGTGAGCCTGAGGAGCAGGAGAGAAGCAGCTCTAGAAAACGTCCCCGAGATGGTTTTCCCAAGGAGGAGGCATCCCAGGAAAGCTGGAAGGCCTCACAGCCACGCAGCCCTGACTGCCGGGAGAAGAAGCGCCGCAAGCTCTCCGAGTCTGATAGAATGCCCAAGGCCTCACACCGGGATGGgacaagagaagagagaaagccAGGGAAGCAGACCTCCGACGGCAGTCACTCCCCTCAGCCTTCCAGCGGCCCTCAGCAGTTATCCCCGGACTATGAAGAGGAGCAGCAGCCAGGACCACGTCGGAAGGCTGGCCAGAGCCATAGTCATGCCTTTCAGGACCGAGGCCTAACTAGCCCAGAGAGACGCTTGGGGGGACCCCAGGATAGAGGCTCTGCGAGTCGGAGCAAGGAGCACAAGACTTCCCAGAAGGAAAAGCATCGCTTGGATACAAGAGAGGAAAAGACCTTGAGTTTGGGTCGAGACAAAGTGTCTAAGACTGTTGGTGGAGAAAGGTCTCCCTCAGGAACCCGCAGCACCAAGGAGAAGCAGACTTTGGCTGGTGCTGCCGAGGAAGAGAGCGGCGGTAGAAAGAGGTCTTTACCTCCCTTGGAGGTCGCTTCTGTCAACCATATGACAAAAACAAAGCCCAAGGAGGCTCAGAAATTGGAAAAGACCAAGCTTAGTGGGGACCGCTTTGATGTAGGGAAACGGGAGGGACCACTTTCTCCCAAACCAAAAGAGAAAGGGGGGTGTAACAGCTTAAAGATGCCGGAAGGAAGATCCAAAGCCTCTACCTCGGACAGAAAAGCCTCGAGTCACTCTTCCCGGGCTGGAGAGACAGAGGCGGAGGATGACTATGAACAGCCCACCATGTCTTTTGAATCCTACCTCACCTACGACCAGccccagaggaaaaaaaggaagattgtTAAAACGACAACTGGGCTTCGTGAAGAGAAAAGTCACGGGAAGGAGAAAGGCTCCAAAGCCGATGATCAAAAGTCTAATAATGCCGTTCAGAAGCTCCCTAAGATGAATGGGAGCAAGGCAGAAAAGCAACATGCTGGAACCAGCTCTGCCAAAGCAACATTAGCAGGCCTCTCCTTGCCTACGGTTCAGGCCGATCAGCGCCCAGTTCCTTCTCCTGTACTGATCCCCTCCTTCCAGCCAAAGAGGAAAGCGGTCTCCCCACCCCAGGAAGAAGAGGAAGCTGGATTTACTAGGCGGAGGACCAATTCCAAAATGCAAGTCTATTCTGGCTCCAAGAGTGCCTACCTACCCAAGATGCTGTCCCTGTACCAGCTGTGCATCCGAGTCCTCAGCAATAACATAGACTCCATTTACCACGTCGGGGGGGTCCCCTATTCCGTACTTGAACCCGTTTTGGAAAGATGTACTCCCAAGCAACTCTACAGAATTGAGGAGTGCAACCCTGTGTTAACTGAAGAGACGGATCAGCTGTGGAAAATCCACTGCCACCGAGACTTTCAGAGAGAGACACCGCAAGAACTGGAGTGTTGGAGGGAGATGTATCTTCGACTCCAAGATGCTCGGGAGCAGCGACTGCTCCTCTTAACTGAGAACATCCGATCGGCTCAGGCCAACAAATCCAAAGGCCGACAGGCCAAGATGGTCTTTGTCAACTCGGTGGCCAAGCCGCCTCCGGAGGTCAGGAGACGGCAGGAGAAATTTGGGACCGGAGGAGCGGCCAAGATCAAGGCCGCCCCCTCCacctccagcagcagcagcagcagcagcagcagcagcagcagcagcagcagcagcagcagcgccGAGGAAGGGCCAAGCACCAGCAGCGGCCCCTCAGCCCCAGCAGCCAGCAGCGCCGTGTCTTACGCGCCCCAGAAACCGCCCGTCAAAAAAATTGCCCCATTGATGGCCAAGACGATCAAGGAATTCAAGAACAGAATCTACCGGAGATGA